The Desulfuromonas versatilis genome has a segment encoding these proteins:
- a CDS encoding YigZ family protein — MSPQPRYPIPAARFRCEIEVERSRFITTVQPVASASEAQAFVAELKAEFPDANHNCWAYLVGPPGSTNQIGLSDDGEPHGVAGRPMLTTLQHSGLGDTALVVTRYFGGIKLGKGWMVKAYTAAAQTALEQVPRAERIAWVQLRATFDYALVTPLDRRLAEFECETLATDYTDKVSLRLRLPEEQEARFRRMFADLTAGQGVLDTV, encoded by the coding sequence ATGAGCCCTCAGCCACGCTACCCAATCCCGGCCGCCCGCTTCCGTTGTGAAATCGAGGTGGAACGCAGCCGCTTCATCACCACGGTTCAGCCGGTGGCCTCGGCGAGCGAGGCGCAGGCCTTTGTCGCCGAACTCAAAGCTGAATTTCCCGATGCCAACCACAACTGCTGGGCCTACCTGGTCGGTCCGCCAGGCAGCACCAACCAGATCGGGCTGAGTGACGACGGCGAGCCCCACGGCGTCGCCGGTCGACCAATGCTGACCACCCTTCAGCACAGCGGCCTGGGCGACACCGCGCTGGTGGTGACCCGCTACTTCGGCGGCATCAAGCTCGGCAAGGGCTGGATGGTCAAGGCCTACACGGCAGCCGCACAGACGGCACTCGAACAGGTGCCCCGCGCCGAGCGCATCGCCTGGGTGCAGCTTCGGGCGACCTTTGATTACGCCCTGGTGACGCCCCTCGACCGGCGCCTGGCCGAGTTCGAATGCGAGACCCTCGCCACCGACTATACCGATAAAGTCAGCCTCCGGCTGCGCCTCCCCGAGGAGCAGGAGGCCCGGTTTCGCAGGATGTTTGCCGATCTGACCGCTGGGCAAGGGGTGCTGGACACGGTTTAG